TACACTTACGAAGCTTTTTTGTTAAACGACTCTGCAACACTTTTTTCCGCATATTGCTTGTAGTGGCGTTTAATTTTCTCTGCAATGTAAGTGGTAGCAGACGATTTTGTTGCTGGTCGGTGTAACAACACGTGGCTAGTAAACCATGAGTCATTGATGAAATCACATTTCAATGGCGATATATGCGCCAGCAAATCAGGGGTCACAGCCACATAGGGTAAGTATGTCCACCCTTTGACTTTTAAGCAGGAGAGAAGTAAACCTTTGGAGGAAAAAACCTGAAAATTTGTCGGCAACCCTCCGGTAATCACCTTGGTATCCTCTATATCACCGTCATAGATCAAACGATCTTCATAGGTTAGATCCGCCATCGACACCAAATCCAACTCCTGAAGAGGAGAGCTGTTTCTAGCGAATATGGTACCTTTTAAATTGCCCAAAAAGCATACACTCAATCCTGCTGGTGGATGAAAACCAGAGTGCGATGAAAGATGTTGGATAACCGCGATATCAGCATCGCCTTTGGACAAAGAAGCAATCGAACCTTGGTTGGTACTATGAGCCCAGTGAATGGTTAAGTTAGGAAAAGTCTCAGAAATATCCTGCTCAATAATGGTGACAATTTCATCAGGAAAGTGCTTATCTAACATGACATTTATGTGCTTAACCTCTTTCTCAGACAGTGAGTTGGCTAAGTTATTTAAGGTATCGGCACCAAGTAGCAAAGATCGAGCACCACGCAAAATCACCTCTCCATGCTCAGTGAGCGTAATTCGCTTTCCCTCTTTGCTAAGTAAAGTAAGATTGAAATCAATTTCTAAGTTTTCGATATGCTCGCGAAGCGTTGTTCTATCCTTGCGGAGAACTCTTGCAGCTTCAGTATACGATCCCGTATGGGCGACCACCACGAAAGCCCTAAGTTGATCCAAGGTGTAATAGCTCTTGGTTTTACCCAACATTTCGAGATACCCAGTCATACAAATCACCAATCGAAGCAATAAAAATCAATATAAAATATGAATGCCAACTAAGTATCTGTCAATAACGTCAATAATTTTATTTTTATAATTTTTTCTATTTAAAGTATAGAGTTATTAATTTATTGTGCAAATAGTAATGTATCCCTATCATAGAAATTATCCTATGGTGCACAAAGATGCATACTATAAAAAATTAATTTAACTAATTAATATTAGAAAAAATATGATTTTAGAATCGAGATGATGGTTTGAATCACTATCTAAAATGAATAGGTCTCATTATATCCATCATCCACCGACGTGATACCTTTAAATGAGAACACTCCCATCTCATGCATCACTTGTGTGGAAGGGTAGATAGTGTCTATTACCTCAGAAAGCGGTTCTTGATGAACGGTAGCTTGCTGATAGATAGAGTAATTATCAATATTCTCAGAGGCCACTAACGGATTAAACGCGCGGCTTTGTGTCCTCGGTGCCATGTTTTCCATTGGTCCATTCATAAGAGACGTGTTTGAGAACAAAATATCTCTTTCGCTGGTTTGTTGATCTTCAGATGAAGGATCATCTTGCAGATATGCGAACGCCGAATAAGCGTTTTGTGCTACAAACATCAGGGCTATCGCACAGAGAAAAGTGTTTATTTTTGCTTTGTTCATTATATTACGCCGCCAAATAGATCAATATCGTTACCAAATACTTCTAGACTGAATGCTCAGAATCAGCGTTCGTTACTTAAAAAAGTGAATAACTCATCATCTTCATAGCTTGATAATAAGTTCATCATGGCACGTACTGCATCTGATCGATTGAGCCTTAATTTTTTATCATTCTTACGGCTGAAAATGTTAAATCTATCGATGATAAAATTCAGAGTTTCTAGTTCTGAATCAGTTAGTGATATTGATACCGGTTTGGCGTTCTTTTTATTGTATGACATAAACTCACTCTTGCTCTTGATTGGAAATGGATACTAGAATATTTTCGCTCTAAAATTCTGATGAATTCGAATTTTGGTTATAGCGCTGACTTTCAAGAACTCCATTTCTTACTTTATAAGTTGATCCTCCTCGTTTAAATGTGTGATTGCTCCATTTTGACTGTGACCTA
The Vibrio navarrensis DNA segment above includes these coding regions:
- a CDS encoding LysR family transcriptional regulator, translated to MLGKTKSYYTLDQLRAFVVVAHTGSYTEAARVLRKDRTTLREHIENLEIDFNLTLLSKEGKRITLTEHGEVILRGARSLLLGADTLNNLANSLSEKEVKHINVMLDKHFPDEIVTIIEQDISETFPNLTIHWAHSTNQGSIASLSKGDADIAVIQHLSSHSGFHPPAGLSVCFLGNLKGTIFARNSSPLQELDLVSMADLTYEDRLIYDGDIEDTKVITGGLPTNFQVFSSKGLLLSCLKVKGWTYLPYVAVTPDLLAHISPLKCDFINDSWFTSHVLLHRPATKSSATTYIAEKIKRHYKQYAEKSVAESFNKKAS